A section of the Humulus lupulus chromosome 2, drHumLupu1.1, whole genome shotgun sequence genome encodes:
- the LOC133814064 gene encoding uncharacterized protein LOC133814064, protein MVCQDLVRLYGRSNCKSSCMIKIDLRKAYDTIEWGFIEEMLKAFDFPQTFSDLIMACVKPLMFSLLLNGSLHGFFAPKRGLRQGDPISPLLFVLGMEYLSRIMSKVGSFPGFKYHDKCSNLKLNHLCFADDLLIFCNGDFVSILLMLRGLKLFSSSSDLLPNSEKSAIYCHGMPNAVVDRVLEVSGFSRSHLPFRAAGGLGFRRIHDWNLAAMGKYVWAIAKKKDNLFVKWINSVYLLNQNWWDYKCPTDCSWYWKRLVAVKDSFKAKISHDSFLSQIYNIKLGLNLLFPQESRVPWRKFVWDRFITPNH, encoded by the exons ATGGTGTGTCAGGATTTGGTGAGATTATATGGGCGGAGCAATTGCAAATCTAGCTGTATGATCAAGATTGACTTAAGGAAAGCATATGATACAATAGAATGGGGGTTCATTGAAGAGATGCTCAAGGCTTTTGATTTTCCTCAAACCTTTTCAGATTTAATAATGGCGTGTGTAAAACCTCTCATGTTTTCCTTACTTCTCAATGGTTCGTTACATGGTTTCTTTGCACCAAAAAGAGGTCTTAGACAAGGCGATCCCATTTCCCCCTTGTTGTTTGTTCTTGGAATGGAATACTTGTCCCGAATTATGAGTAAGGTGGGATCTTTTCCTGGGTTCAAGTACCACGATAAATGCTCAAATTTGAAGTTGAATCACTTATGTTTTGCGGACGACCTACTTATTTTCTGTAATGGAGATTTTGTTTCAATTCTGCTTATGCTGAGGGGTTTGAagctattctcttcttcttcggATTTGCTCCCCAACTCTGAGAAATCTGCAATTTATTGTCATGGAATGCCTAATGCTGTAGTAGACCGAGTTCTGGAGGTTTCTGGTTTTTCTCGCAGCCACCTACCGTTCAG GGCTGCTGGTGGCTTGGGTTTTCGGAGGATACATGATTGGAACTTGGCTGCCATGGGAAAGTATGTTTGGGCAATTGCCAAGAAGAAAGATAATCTATTTGTCAAGTGGATAAATAGTGTCTATTTGCTGAATCAAAATTGGTGGGATTACAAGTGTCCCACGGATTGCAGTTGGTACTGGAAGCGTTTAGTTGCTGTGAAGGATAGTTTCAAAGCGAAAATTTCTCATGATTCTTTCTTGTCTCAGATATATAATATCAAACTTGGACTAAACTTGTTGTTCCCTCAAGAATCTAGAGTGCCATGGAGGAAATTTGTTTGGGATAGATTTATTACTCCCAATCATTGA
- the LOC133817542 gene encoding cellulose synthase-like protein H1 isoform X2, which translates to MASTTNSVVSHDHHELPPLCEKIPIKNNPNKAINLTTLLLLFSILLYRLLHLSEHGYPWLLAFLCESWFTFDFFLILNTKWTPVDFKTHPQTLLQRMGTELPAVDAFVTTADVAMEPPIMTANTVLSLLAVDYPAHKLACYVSDDGCSPLTLFSLIHAFEFARIWVPFCKKYGIQVRAPFRYFSIDIDDSVSPPDSDDSRERDSGGNFDQFQLEWKNMKEEYEKLKQKIEKAVNGAVPFECSGEYADFAYADKNDHSSIIKVIWENKENHPDSLPHLVYVSREKRPTTPHHYKAGAMNVLTRVSGVMTNAPFMLNVDCDMFVNNPNIILHAMCSFLGLNPQDCAFVQFPQVFYNELKDDPFGNQMVVGFEIVGRGMAGIQGPLYAGTGCFHRRKVIYNFCLDNADNKVNEDETFGNSKELMESVAKTFTEPVDGKNIDTIITSQDLSTMVQAAHQVARCDYEDGTTWGSKVGWKYGSMTEDLLTGMQIHAMGLKSVSCMPNPPGFLGIVPTSGPISMSQVKRWITGLLQILFSKNSPIFATLHAKLQFRQCLTYIWILIWGLRSIPTLCYAILPAYCIITNSSYLPKAHEPAMVLFLAQFVIENIENLSYFRRCGQSFRAWWNNLRMTKINAATSMLFGVVGFPLKLLGVSEIVFEVTQKESDESSTSSTKGTENFKGNDAANAGRFTFDESPMFVPPTTLLFVEVAALGLSLWEGGRDEVGLGEYLASVWVVMCFWPFVRGLFGKGKYGISLSTLLKSSCFSFIFIQLCRQASVHGW; encoded by the exons atggcCAGTACAACCAACTCAGTAGTGTCTCATGACCACCACGAACTTCCTCCTCTTTGCGAGAAAATCCCCATAAAAAACAATCCAAACAAAGCCATCAATCTCACAACCTTACTCCTCCTCTTCTCCATCCTCCTCTATCGTCTTCTTCACCTCTCTGAACATGGCTACCCCTGGCTCCTCGCCTTCTTATGCGAGTCTTGGTTCACCTTCGACTTCTTCCTCATTCTCAACACCAAGTGGACCCCAGTGGATTTCAAAACTCACCCACAAACCCTCTTACAaag GATGGGGACAGAGCTACCAGCGGTGGATGCGTTTGTGACGACGGCGGATGTGGCTATGGAGCCACCCATAATGACAGCCAACACCGTTCTGTCATTGTTGGCGGTTGACTATCCAGCTCACAAGCTGGCGTGCTACGTGTCAGACGATGGTTGCTCCCCTCTCACCCTCTTTTCTCTCATCCACGCCTTCGAATTTGCCCGCATTTGGGTTCCTTTCTGTAAAAAATACGGTATTCAAGTCCGGGCGCCTTTTAGATATTTCTCTATTGACATTGACGATTCTGTTTCGCCACCTGATAGTGATGATAGTCGTGAACGTGATTCTGGTGGTAATTTCGACCAGTTTCAACTTGAATGGAAAAACATGAAG GAGGAGTACGAAAAACTTAAACAAAAGATAGAAAAAGCTGTGAACGGAGCTGTCCCTTTTGAGTGTTCTGGAGAGTATGCCGATTTCGCATATGCAGACAAAAATGACCATTCCAGTATAATCAAG GTCATTTGGGAGAACAAAGAAAATCACCCAGATAGCTTGCCACATCTAGTTTATGTAAGTAGAGAGAAGCGCCCCACTACTCCACATCACTACAAAGCTGGTGCTATGAATGTTTTG ACTAGAGTGTCTGGAGTGATGACTAATGCTCCATTCATGCTGAATGTGGATTGTGACATGTTTGTAAACAATCCAAACATAATCCTTCACGCCATGTGTTCTTTCCTTGGTCTCAACCCCCAAGACTGTGCCTTTGTTCAATTCCCACAAGTCTTCTACAATGAATTGAAAGATGATCCTTTTGGGAACCAAATGGTTGTTGGTTTTGAG ATTGTTGGGCGTGGGATGGCAGGTATCCAAGGACCCCTTTACGCAGGAACTGGATGCTTTCATAGACGTAAAGTTATCTATAATTTCTGCTTGGATAACGCAGATAATAAAG TTAATGAAGATGAGACTTTTGGAAACTCCAAGGAGCTCATGGAATCAGTGGCTAAGACCTTTACAGAACCAGTGGATGGGAAGAATATCGATACAATTATTACCTCTCAAGATCTCTCAACTATGGTTCAAGCAGCCCACCAAGTCGCTCGTTGTGACTATGAGGATGGTACCACTTGGGGTTCAAAG GTGGGTTGGAAATATGGCTCGATGACAGAAGATCTCTTAACAGGTATGCAAATTCATGCCATGGGGCTGAAGTCGGTTTCATGTATGCCAAACCCACCGGGCTTTTTGGGGATTGTACCCACAAGTGGGCCTATATCAATGAGCCAAGTAAAGAGGTGGATAACTGGCCTGCTCCAAATTTTGTTTAGCAAGAATAGTCCCATCTTCGCAACCTTGCATGCTAAGCTTCAATTCAGACAGTGCTTGACTTACATATGGATCCTCATCTGGGGCCTACGCTCCATTCCTACACTATGCTACGCTATTCTGCCCGCCTACTGTATCATTACCAACTCATCTTATTTACCTAAG GCTCATGAACCAGCAATGGTACTTTTCTTAGCTCAATTTGTCATAGAAAACATCGAAAACTTAAGCTATTTTCGCCGATGTGGCCAATCATTTCGTGCATGGTGGAACAATTTGAGAATGACAAAAATAAACGCAGCCACTTCAATGTTATTCGGAGTAGTGGGGTTCCCACTTAAGCTTTTGGGAGTTTCAGAGATCGTTTTTGAAGTAACACAAAAAGAATCTGATGAGTCTAGCACTAGTTCTACCAAAGGCACTGAAAATTTTAAAGGAAATGATGCTGCGAACGCCGGTAGGTTTACGTTCGACGAGTCGCCGATGTTCGTTCCTCCCACAACACTGTTGTTTGTGGAAGTAGCTGCCTTGGGGTTGAGCTTGTGGGAGGGTGGACGTGATGAGGTTGGGCTGGGAGAGTACTTGGCTAGTGTTTGGGTGGTGATGTGCTTTTGGCCTTTTGTGAGAGGTCTTTTTGGGAAGGGCAAATATGGGATTTCATTGTCTACTTTGTTGAAATCTTCttgtttttcatttatttttattcaactGTGTAGACAGGCTTCGGTTCACGGCTGGTGA
- the LOC133817542 gene encoding cellulose synthase-like protein H1 isoform X1: MASTTNSVVSHDHHELPPLCEKIPIKNNPNKAINLTTLLLLFSILLYRLLHLSEHGYPWLLAFLCESWFTFDFFLILNTKWTPVDFKTHPQTLLQRMGTELPAVDAFVTTADVAMEPPIMTANTVLSLLAVDYPAHKLACYVSDDGCSPLTLFSLIHAFEFARIWVPFCKKYGIQVRAPFRYFSIDIDDSVSPPDSDDSRERDSGGNFDQFQLEWKNMKEEYEKLKQKIEKAVNGAVPFECSGEYADFAYADKNDHSSIIKVIWENKENHPDSLPHLVYVSREKRPTTPHHYKAGAMNVLTRVSGVMTNAPFMLNVDCDMFVNNPNIILHAMCSFLGLNPQDCAFVQFPQVFYNELKDDPFGNQMVVGFEIVGRGMAGIQGPLYAGTGCFHRRKVIYNFCLDNADNKEVNEDETFGNSKELMESVAKTFTEPVDGKNIDTIITSQDLSTMVQAAHQVARCDYEDGTTWGSKVGWKYGSMTEDLLTGMQIHAMGLKSVSCMPNPPGFLGIVPTSGPISMSQVKRWITGLLQILFSKNSPIFATLHAKLQFRQCLTYIWILIWGLRSIPTLCYAILPAYCIITNSSYLPKAHEPAMVLFLAQFVIENIENLSYFRRCGQSFRAWWNNLRMTKINAATSMLFGVVGFPLKLLGVSEIVFEVTQKESDESSTSSTKGTENFKGNDAANAGRFTFDESPMFVPPTTLLFVEVAALGLSLWEGGRDEVGLGEYLASVWVVMCFWPFVRGLFGKGKYGISLSTLLKSSCFSFIFIQLCRQASVHGW, encoded by the exons atggcCAGTACAACCAACTCAGTAGTGTCTCATGACCACCACGAACTTCCTCCTCTTTGCGAGAAAATCCCCATAAAAAACAATCCAAACAAAGCCATCAATCTCACAACCTTACTCCTCCTCTTCTCCATCCTCCTCTATCGTCTTCTTCACCTCTCTGAACATGGCTACCCCTGGCTCCTCGCCTTCTTATGCGAGTCTTGGTTCACCTTCGACTTCTTCCTCATTCTCAACACCAAGTGGACCCCAGTGGATTTCAAAACTCACCCACAAACCCTCTTACAaag GATGGGGACAGAGCTACCAGCGGTGGATGCGTTTGTGACGACGGCGGATGTGGCTATGGAGCCACCCATAATGACAGCCAACACCGTTCTGTCATTGTTGGCGGTTGACTATCCAGCTCACAAGCTGGCGTGCTACGTGTCAGACGATGGTTGCTCCCCTCTCACCCTCTTTTCTCTCATCCACGCCTTCGAATTTGCCCGCATTTGGGTTCCTTTCTGTAAAAAATACGGTATTCAAGTCCGGGCGCCTTTTAGATATTTCTCTATTGACATTGACGATTCTGTTTCGCCACCTGATAGTGATGATAGTCGTGAACGTGATTCTGGTGGTAATTTCGACCAGTTTCAACTTGAATGGAAAAACATGAAG GAGGAGTACGAAAAACTTAAACAAAAGATAGAAAAAGCTGTGAACGGAGCTGTCCCTTTTGAGTGTTCTGGAGAGTATGCCGATTTCGCATATGCAGACAAAAATGACCATTCCAGTATAATCAAG GTCATTTGGGAGAACAAAGAAAATCACCCAGATAGCTTGCCACATCTAGTTTATGTAAGTAGAGAGAAGCGCCCCACTACTCCACATCACTACAAAGCTGGTGCTATGAATGTTTTG ACTAGAGTGTCTGGAGTGATGACTAATGCTCCATTCATGCTGAATGTGGATTGTGACATGTTTGTAAACAATCCAAACATAATCCTTCACGCCATGTGTTCTTTCCTTGGTCTCAACCCCCAAGACTGTGCCTTTGTTCAATTCCCACAAGTCTTCTACAATGAATTGAAAGATGATCCTTTTGGGAACCAAATGGTTGTTGGTTTTGAG ATTGTTGGGCGTGGGATGGCAGGTATCCAAGGACCCCTTTACGCAGGAACTGGATGCTTTCATAGACGTAAAGTTATCTATAATTTCTGCTTGGATAACGCAGATAATAAAG AAGTTAATGAAGATGAGACTTTTGGAAACTCCAAGGAGCTCATGGAATCAGTGGCTAAGACCTTTACAGAACCAGTGGATGGGAAGAATATCGATACAATTATTACCTCTCAAGATCTCTCAACTATGGTTCAAGCAGCCCACCAAGTCGCTCGTTGTGACTATGAGGATGGTACCACTTGGGGTTCAAAG GTGGGTTGGAAATATGGCTCGATGACAGAAGATCTCTTAACAGGTATGCAAATTCATGCCATGGGGCTGAAGTCGGTTTCATGTATGCCAAACCCACCGGGCTTTTTGGGGATTGTACCCACAAGTGGGCCTATATCAATGAGCCAAGTAAAGAGGTGGATAACTGGCCTGCTCCAAATTTTGTTTAGCAAGAATAGTCCCATCTTCGCAACCTTGCATGCTAAGCTTCAATTCAGACAGTGCTTGACTTACATATGGATCCTCATCTGGGGCCTACGCTCCATTCCTACACTATGCTACGCTATTCTGCCCGCCTACTGTATCATTACCAACTCATCTTATTTACCTAAG GCTCATGAACCAGCAATGGTACTTTTCTTAGCTCAATTTGTCATAGAAAACATCGAAAACTTAAGCTATTTTCGCCGATGTGGCCAATCATTTCGTGCATGGTGGAACAATTTGAGAATGACAAAAATAAACGCAGCCACTTCAATGTTATTCGGAGTAGTGGGGTTCCCACTTAAGCTTTTGGGAGTTTCAGAGATCGTTTTTGAAGTAACACAAAAAGAATCTGATGAGTCTAGCACTAGTTCTACCAAAGGCACTGAAAATTTTAAAGGAAATGATGCTGCGAACGCCGGTAGGTTTACGTTCGACGAGTCGCCGATGTTCGTTCCTCCCACAACACTGTTGTTTGTGGAAGTAGCTGCCTTGGGGTTGAGCTTGTGGGAGGGTGGACGTGATGAGGTTGGGCTGGGAGAGTACTTGGCTAGTGTTTGGGTGGTGATGTGCTTTTGGCCTTTTGTGAGAGGTCTTTTTGGGAAGGGCAAATATGGGATTTCATTGTCTACTTTGTTGAAATCTTCttgtttttcatttatttttattcaactGTGTAGACAGGCTTCGGTTCACGGCTGGTGA